One genomic segment of Mycolicibacterium chubuense NBB4 includes these proteins:
- the bfr gene encoding bacterioferritin: MQGDPEVLKLLNEQLTSELTAINQYFLHSKMQDNWGFTELAEHTRKESFEEMVHAEQITDRILLLDGLPNYQRLFSLRVGQTVREQFEADLAIEYEVVGRLKPGIVMCREKGDATTANLFEKILADEELHIDYLETQLELMGKLGEELYLAQCVSRPPQ; encoded by the coding sequence ATGCAAGGCGATCCCGAAGTTCTGAAGTTGCTCAACGAGCAATTGACGAGCGAATTGACGGCGATCAACCAGTATTTTCTGCATTCCAAGATGCAGGACAATTGGGGCTTCACCGAGTTGGCCGAGCACACCCGCAAAGAGTCGTTCGAGGAAATGGTCCACGCGGAGCAGATCACCGACCGGATCCTGCTTCTCGACGGCCTGCCCAATTATCAGCGGCTGTTCTCGCTGCGCGTCGGTCAGACGGTGCGCGAGCAGTTCGAGGCCGACCTCGCGATCGAGTACGAGGTCGTCGGCCGGCTCAAGCCGGGAATCGTGATGTGCCGGGAGAAGGGCGACGCGACCACCGCGAACCTGTTCGAGAAGATCCTGGCCGACGAAGAACTCCACATCGACTACCTGGAGACCCAGCTGGAGTTGATGGGCAAGCTCGGCGAGGAGCTCTACCTCGCCCAGTGCGTCTCGCGGCCGCCGCAGTAG
- a CDS encoding carboxymuconolactone decarboxylase family protein, whose amino-acid sequence MSRIGDFDDDDVTGFAVRSPDLGAAMAAFSNAVYTKGRLPLRVREAARIVVAHANECVVCQNTRDADGEAAGVDEELYEHAAEWRTWPGYSDAERIAMEFAHRFATDHTGLRDDEDFWDRAAAHFDDDLMTDLAISCAMWVGMGRMLRTLDIGQSCTITL is encoded by the coding sequence ATGAGCCGTATCGGAGATTTCGACGACGACGATGTGACCGGCTTCGCGGTCAGGTCCCCGGATCTGGGCGCGGCGATGGCCGCCTTCAGCAACGCGGTGTACACGAAAGGCCGACTGCCGCTTCGGGTTCGGGAAGCGGCCCGAATCGTCGTCGCGCATGCCAACGAGTGCGTGGTGTGTCAGAACACCCGTGACGCCGACGGCGAGGCCGCCGGGGTGGACGAGGAGCTCTACGAGCACGCGGCCGAGTGGCGGACCTGGCCGGGCTACAGCGACGCCGAGCGCATCGCGATGGAGTTCGCGCACCGGTTCGCCACCGACCACACGGGGCTGCGCGACGACGAGGACTTCTGGGACCGGGCGGCCGCGCACTTCGACGACGACCTGATGACCGACCTGGCGATCTCGTGCGCGATGTGGGTCGGCATGGGCCGGATGCTGCGGACCTTGGACATCGGCCAGAGCTGCACGATCACGCTGTGA
- a CDS encoding glutamine synthetase family protein, which translates to MADMAAKPLAAAAIAQLEADGVATLIGTVVNPAGLTHAKTVPLRRMGSFADPGLGASPVWHVFAIDQAGIVFSETTGVVGDRRIRIDLGALRILGDGLAWAPGSFFDQSGAPDPYCTRGALRRIQNRLEDAGIEAMVGHEIEFVLVGPDGSRLPSHLWAQYGLAGVLEFEGFVRDVTAAATASSVAIEQFHPEYGANQFEISLAPQNPVAAADQVTLMRIIIGRAARKYGMRVSLSPVPFAGSVGSGAHQHFSLTGAEGALFSGGDGPAGMTAAGASAVAGVLSGLAEAQGLLSGSILSGLRMQPGSWSGAYACWGTENREASVRFLSPGPANPYGANVEVKVIDPSANPYLATATILGLALDGIEHELRLPAEVAVDPSSLSDAERAAAGVSVLSSDQTAVLDALDDSATMRGILGDAVVDAVVAVRRYERDNYAELEPEELAERFRLAWSV; encoded by the coding sequence ATGGCTGACATGGCAGCCAAACCGCTTGCAGCCGCGGCCATCGCCCAGCTCGAGGCCGACGGCGTCGCGACCCTGATCGGGACCGTCGTCAACCCTGCCGGTCTCACCCACGCCAAGACCGTTCCGCTGCGCCGGATGGGATCGTTCGCCGATCCGGGGCTGGGCGCGAGCCCGGTGTGGCATGTGTTCGCCATCGATCAGGCGGGGATCGTGTTCAGCGAGACCACCGGCGTGGTGGGCGATCGTCGTATCCGCATCGACCTCGGCGCCCTGCGCATCCTCGGTGACGGATTGGCATGGGCGCCAGGCTCTTTCTTCGATCAGAGTGGCGCGCCGGATCCCTACTGCACCCGCGGCGCTCTGCGCCGTATCCAGAACCGGCTCGAGGATGCCGGTATCGAGGCGATGGTCGGCCACGAGATCGAGTTCGTGCTCGTCGGCCCGGACGGGAGCCGGTTGCCGTCACATCTGTGGGCACAGTACGGACTGGCGGGAGTGCTCGAGTTCGAGGGATTCGTCCGCGACGTGACGGCCGCGGCGACGGCCTCGAGCGTGGCCATCGAGCAGTTCCATCCCGAGTACGGCGCCAACCAGTTCGAGATCTCGCTGGCCCCGCAGAACCCCGTCGCGGCCGCCGATCAGGTGACGCTGATGCGTATCATCATCGGCCGAGCGGCCAGGAAGTACGGCATGCGGGTCAGCCTGTCGCCGGTGCCGTTCGCCGGCAGCGTCGGTTCGGGTGCGCATCAACACTTCTCGTTGACCGGCGCAGAGGGCGCGCTGTTCTCCGGCGGCGACGGACCCGCCGGGATGACGGCAGCCGGCGCGTCGGCGGTGGCGGGAGTGCTGTCCGGGCTGGCCGAGGCGCAGGGGTTGCTGAGCGGATCGATCCTGTCCGGCCTGCGGATGCAGCCCGGCAGCTGGTCGGGGGCCTACGCCTGCTGGGGCACCGAGAACCGGGAGGCGTCGGTGCGCTTCCTGTCGCCCGGGCCCGCCAACCCGTACGGGGCCAACGTCGAGGTCAAGGTGATCGACCCGTCCGCCAACCCGTACCTGGCGACCGCCACGATCCTCGGCTTGGCGCTCGACGGCATCGAGCACGAACTCCGGTTGCCCGCCGAGGTCGCCGTCGATCCGTCCTCGCTGTCGGACGCCGAGCGCGCCGCGGCCGGCGTGAGCGTGCTCAGCAGCGATCAGACCGCCGTCCTCGACGCGCTCGACGACTCGGCGACGATGCGCGGCATCCTCGGGGACGCCGTGGTCGACGCGGTGGTCGCGGTGCGGCGCTACGAGCGGGACAACTACGCCGAGCTCGAGCCCGAGGAGCTCGCCGAGAGGTTCCGGCTGGCCTGGAGTGTCTGA
- a CDS encoding ArsR/SmtB family transcription factor: MIEVDEDRADALFHALADRTRRDIMRRVLAGEHSVSTLAANYDMSFAAVQKHVAVLDKAGLLTKRRHGREQLAGGDVAAVRSVASLLTELEQIWRGRIARIDELIASDSNTDESADPEKE; encoded by the coding sequence GTGATCGAGGTGGACGAGGACCGGGCCGACGCGCTGTTCCACGCGCTCGCCGACCGGACCCGGCGCGACATCATGCGGCGGGTACTCGCTGGCGAGCACTCGGTCTCCACACTCGCGGCGAACTACGACATGAGCTTCGCCGCGGTGCAGAAACACGTTGCGGTGCTGGACAAGGCAGGCCTGCTGACCAAGCGGCGCCACGGCCGGGAGCAACTGGCCGGCGGCGACGTGGCGGCCGTGCGATCGGTGGCGTCCTTGCTCACCGAACTCGAGCAGATCTGGCGCGGCCGCATCGCGCGGATCGACGAGCTCATCGCCTCCGATTCGAACACAGATGAATCCGCTGACCCCGAGAAGGAGTGA
- a CDS encoding SRPBCC family protein, whose amino-acid sequence MPVTDVHHDLETLTLTIVADFAAPVQRVWQIYADPRQLEKIWGPPEYPATVVDHDLRPGGRVTYFMTGPDGDKHAGYWEVTAVDAPRSFSFDDGFADLDFTPNPNLPVSTNVFTFAEHEDGTRATYVSTYASAEALQQVLDMGVVEGASSAINQIDALLAS is encoded by the coding sequence ATGCCCGTAACCGATGTCCACCACGACCTCGAGACGCTGACGCTGACGATCGTCGCCGACTTCGCCGCTCCGGTGCAGCGGGTCTGGCAGATCTACGCCGACCCGCGCCAGCTCGAAAAGATCTGGGGGCCGCCGGAATACCCGGCGACGGTGGTCGACCACGACCTGCGCCCCGGTGGCCGCGTGACGTACTTCATGACCGGTCCCGACGGCGATAAGCACGCCGGCTACTGGGAGGTCACCGCGGTCGACGCGCCGCGCAGCTTCTCCTTCGACGACGGTTTCGCCGACCTCGACTTCACCCCGAACCCGAACCTGCCCGTTTCGACGAACGTCTTCACCTTCGCCGAACACGAGGACGGCACGCGCGCGACGTACGTCAGCACCTATGCCTCCGCCGAGGCGCTCCAGCAGGTCCTGGACATGGGTGTGGTCGAGGGTGCGTCGTCGGCGATCAACCAGATCGACGCGCTGCTAGCCAGCTGA
- a CDS encoding N-acyl-D-amino-acid deacylase family protein, translating into MLDLKITGGTVVDGTGAQRFRADVGIKDGRIVEVRKRSGDDAGLQTDAVEEIDATGRFVTPGFVDVHTHYDGQVSWDDTLAPSSLHGVTTVVSGNCGVGFAPVRPGREQWLIELMEGVEDIPGSALAEGITWQWESFPEYLDAIENRSLAVDYGTQIAHGAVRGYAMGDRGARNEEATADDIAAMARIVTEAIEAGALGFSTSRTEAHRAVDGEPVPGTYAAEAELFGLGRAMAAGGRAVFEVSPQGTAGESPAEATMRELDWMTKLAAEIGRPVSFTMIQTGGAPDLWRRQLDRAGKALENGIEVYAQFAARPFGMLFGFAGYHAFTHRPTYRKLKEQFGHEELAARLADPAVRAAILAETDLPPQPVPMFDALFALIQHSADKIFPIGDPPDYEPTPEATVAAIAARRGEDPLATMYDLMLESDGTAMLMLPFFNYAEGNHDAIYEMMTHPAAVSGLSDGGAHCGLICDASYPTFLLTHWARDRHRGPKFSLEYVVRKQTLDTATLFGLSDRGVIAPGRKADLNVIDMDALRLDVPRMVYDLPAGGRRLVQSASGYDATVVSGVVTRRGGVDTGARPGRLIRGVR; encoded by the coding sequence ATGCTCGATCTCAAGATCACCGGCGGGACCGTCGTCGACGGCACCGGCGCGCAGCGCTTCCGTGCCGACGTCGGCATCAAGGACGGACGGATCGTCGAGGTCCGCAAGCGCAGCGGCGACGACGCGGGCCTGCAGACCGACGCTGTGGAGGAGATCGACGCGACCGGCCGCTTCGTCACACCGGGTTTCGTCGACGTCCACACCCACTACGACGGTCAGGTCAGCTGGGACGACACGCTGGCGCCGTCGAGCCTGCACGGAGTGACCACGGTGGTCAGCGGAAACTGCGGGGTCGGCTTCGCGCCGGTGCGGCCGGGCCGCGAGCAGTGGCTGATCGAGCTGATGGAGGGAGTCGAGGACATCCCCGGCAGTGCCCTGGCCGAGGGCATCACCTGGCAGTGGGAGAGCTTCCCGGAGTACCTCGATGCCATCGAGAACCGCTCGCTCGCCGTCGATTACGGCACACAGATCGCGCACGGGGCGGTCCGCGGCTATGCGATGGGCGACCGCGGTGCGCGCAACGAGGAGGCCACGGCGGACGACATCGCAGCGATGGCCCGCATCGTCACCGAAGCGATCGAAGCCGGCGCACTGGGCTTTTCGACGTCGCGCACCGAGGCGCACCGCGCGGTCGACGGCGAGCCGGTGCCCGGTACCTATGCCGCCGAGGCCGAGCTGTTCGGGCTGGGCCGGGCGATGGCCGCCGGTGGCCGCGCCGTGTTCGAGGTGTCGCCGCAGGGCACCGCCGGCGAGAGCCCGGCAGAGGCGACCATGCGGGAGCTGGACTGGATGACCAAGCTGGCCGCCGAGATCGGGCGGCCGGTGTCGTTCACGATGATCCAGACCGGCGGAGCGCCCGACCTGTGGCGGCGGCAACTGGACCGCGCCGGCAAGGCACTGGAGAACGGCATCGAGGTCTACGCGCAGTTCGCCGCCCGGCCGTTCGGCATGCTGTTCGGTTTCGCCGGCTACCACGCCTTCACCCACCGGCCCACCTACCGGAAACTGAAGGAGCAGTTCGGCCATGAGGAGCTGGCCGCCCGGCTCGCCGACCCCGCGGTGCGCGCCGCGATCCTCGCCGAGACGGACCTGCCGCCGCAGCCGGTTCCGATGTTCGATGCGTTGTTCGCGCTGATCCAGCACAGCGCCGACAAGATCTTTCCGATCGGCGATCCGCCCGACTACGAGCCGACACCGGAGGCGACCGTCGCGGCGATCGCGGCGCGCCGGGGCGAGGACCCGCTGGCGACGATGTATGACCTGATGCTCGAATCCGACGGCACCGCAATGCTGATGCTGCCGTTCTTCAACTACGCCGAGGGCAATCACGACGCGATCTACGAGATGATGACCCACCCCGCGGCGGTGTCGGGGTTGTCCGACGGCGGCGCTCACTGCGGGCTGATCTGCGACGCCTCCTACCCCACCTTCCTGCTGACGCACTGGGCCCGCGACCGCCACCGGGGTCCGAAGTTCTCGCTCGAATACGTGGTGCGCAAGCAGACACTGGACACCGCAACGCTTTTCGGGCTGTCCGATCGCGGTGTCATCGCGCCCGGCCGCAAGGCCGACCTCAACGTCATCGACATGGACGCCCTTCGGCTCGACGTCCCGCGCATGGTCTACGACCTGCCCGCCGGGGGCCGCCGGCTCGTCCAGAGCGCGTCCGGGTACGACGCGACGGTCGTCAGCGGCGTGGTGACCCGGCGGGGCGGCGTCGACACCGGCGCGCGCCCCGGCCGCCTGATCCGCGGGGTCCGCTGA
- a CDS encoding nuclear transport factor 2 family protein translates to MSVEQASAAADAAQVEAVVHAMWEALSARDWDALKTYLSADCIYLDMPVGPTAAARGPDDIVKRLKIGLEPLASYQNFPGLMVSNGVDVMYEHHEEWQWATGESAVLKFVSVHRVDGGLITLWKDYWDMGALANHAPPSWLADFANADMSWVFDATGLV, encoded by the coding sequence ATGTCGGTTGAGCAGGCGAGCGCGGCCGCGGACGCCGCACAGGTCGAGGCGGTGGTGCACGCCATGTGGGAGGCGCTGTCCGCCCGCGACTGGGACGCACTGAAGACCTACCTGTCGGCCGACTGCATCTATCTCGACATGCCCGTCGGCCCGACGGCCGCCGCTCGCGGGCCCGACGACATCGTCAAGCGCCTCAAGATCGGCCTGGAGCCGCTGGCGAGCTACCAGAACTTCCCCGGGCTGATGGTCAGCAACGGCGTCGACGTGATGTACGAGCATCACGAGGAATGGCAGTGGGCCACAGGCGAATCGGCGGTGCTGAAATTCGTGTCGGTGCACCGCGTCGACGGCGGCCTGATCACGCTGTGGAAGGACTACTGGGACATGGGCGCGTTGGCCAACCACGCGCCGCCCTCGTGGCTGGCCGATTTCGCCAACGCCGACATGTCGTGGGTGTTCGACGCCACCGGCCTGGTCTGA
- a CDS encoding N-acyl-D-amino-acid deacylase family protein, with the protein MSYDTIIRNGRWFDGTGAPSAIRTLGIRDGHVVTITGEELDATGCPQVIDAAGKWVLPGMLDIHTHYDIEVLDGPALTESLRHGVTTVLLGSCSLSTVYVDGQDAGDIFGRVEAIPREHVIAAVDRHKTWTSCEEYVAALESRPLGPNVAAFLGHSDMRAATMGLDRATRADERPTRGEQAQMEDMLREALQAGFVGMSSQQLLFDKLDGDVCRSRTLPSTYARARELRRLKSLLRRSGRVLQSGPDIENPFNIASQAFQSLGVVRNPLKTSLLSAADVKSNPVAVRGLGPLARLVNRLGGNFRWQHLPVPFEVYADGIDLVIFEEFGSGAAALHLRDEVERNELLRDANYRRRFRKDYERRFGMRVWHRDFFDAEIVECPDESVIGKSFGEVGRDRGGLHPVDAFLDLVVEHGAALRWRTTISNHRPEVLKKLARDSGIQMGFSDAGAHLRNMAFYNMGLRLLRHVRDCDRAGAPFMTVEHAVHRLTGELADWYRLDAGHLRIGDRADVVVIDPERLDGTLDAYAESPVDSYGGLSRMVNRNDDAVTAVLVGGRAVFFNGAATPLVGRQRTGRFLRAAHKAPAVAQEGALAHVG; encoded by the coding sequence GTGAGCTACGACACGATCATCCGGAACGGCCGCTGGTTCGACGGCACCGGCGCGCCTTCGGCGATCCGCACCCTCGGGATCCGCGACGGGCACGTCGTGACCATCACCGGCGAGGAGCTCGACGCGACCGGCTGCCCGCAAGTGATCGACGCCGCCGGCAAGTGGGTGCTGCCGGGCATGCTCGACATCCACACGCACTACGACATCGAGGTGCTCGACGGCCCCGCGCTGACGGAGTCGCTGCGGCACGGCGTCACCACGGTGCTGCTCGGGTCCTGCTCGCTGTCGACCGTGTACGTCGACGGGCAGGACGCCGGTGACATCTTCGGCCGGGTCGAGGCCATCCCGCGCGAGCACGTCATCGCCGCGGTGGACCGGCACAAGACGTGGACGAGCTGTGAGGAGTACGTCGCCGCCCTCGAGTCGCGCCCGCTGGGACCCAACGTCGCCGCGTTCCTCGGCCACTCCGACATGCGTGCGGCGACCATGGGGCTCGATCGCGCCACCCGCGCCGACGAGCGACCGACCCGCGGCGAGCAGGCGCAGATGGAGGACATGCTGCGCGAGGCGCTGCAGGCCGGGTTCGTCGGGATGTCTTCGCAACAGCTGCTGTTCGACAAGCTCGACGGCGACGTGTGCCGCTCACGCACCCTGCCGTCGACGTACGCCAGGGCGCGGGAGTTGCGCAGGCTGAAGTCCCTGTTGCGGCGCTCGGGGCGGGTGCTGCAGTCCGGGCCCGACATCGAGAACCCGTTCAACATCGCGTCGCAGGCGTTCCAGTCGCTGGGCGTCGTCCGCAACCCGCTCAAGACGAGCCTGCTCTCGGCTGCCGACGTCAAGTCCAACCCCGTGGCCGTCAGAGGGCTGGGACCGCTTGCGCGGCTGGTCAATCGGCTCGGCGGGAACTTCCGGTGGCAGCATCTGCCGGTGCCGTTCGAGGTCTACGCCGACGGCATCGACCTGGTGATCTTCGAGGAGTTCGGCTCCGGCGCCGCCGCGCTGCATCTTCGCGACGAGGTCGAACGCAACGAACTGCTGCGCGACGCGAACTATCGGCGCCGGTTCCGCAAGGACTACGAGCGCAGGTTCGGGATGCGGGTGTGGCATCGCGACTTCTTCGACGCCGAGATCGTCGAGTGCCCGGACGAGTCGGTGATCGGGAAGTCGTTCGGCGAGGTGGGCCGCGACCGCGGCGGCCTGCATCCGGTGGACGCGTTCCTCGATCTGGTGGTCGAGCACGGCGCGGCGCTGCGCTGGCGCACCACCATCTCCAACCACCGGCCGGAGGTGCTCAAGAAGCTGGCCCGCGACTCCGGCATCCAGATGGGCTTCTCCGATGCCGGGGCGCACCTGCGCAACATGGCCTTCTACAACATGGGGCTGCGGTTGCTGCGCCATGTCCGGGACTGCGACCGCGCCGGCGCGCCGTTCATGACCGTCGAGCACGCCGTGCACCGGCTGACCGGCGAGTTGGCGGACTGGTATCGGCTCGATGCGGGCCACCTGCGCATCGGGGACCGCGCCGACGTCGTGGTGATCGACCCTGAACGGCTCGACGGCACCCTCGACGCCTACGCCGAGTCCCCCGTCGATTCCTACGGCGGGTTGTCGCGGATGGTGAATCGCAACGACGACGCCGTCACGGCGGTACTGGTCGGCGGCCGGGCGGTGTTCTTCAACGGCGCGGCGACGCCGCTGGTCGGACGGCAGCGCACGGGCAGATTCCTGCGCGCGGCCCACAAGGCGCCGGCGGTGGCGCAGGAAGGGGCGCTGGCCCATGTCGGTTGA
- a CDS encoding dienelactone hydrolase family protein, with the protein MTPLQRYIAEEIATDHVDGLLSRREALRRLALLGMGTAAATALIAACGQNKQTSSQSESAPSPTTSSSTTSSAAPPPGMTAALPTAATTWAGPRGQLQGAWAAAPEPRGAMLVVHENKGLNDWVRSVAGRLAGAGYSSLAIDLLSGQGGTAAFADPAEATAALGKLAPEDMVADLKSGVAEVARRTPGQKVAAVGFCMGGGLVWRLLASGAPELSAAFPFYGPLPDNPDFAGSKNVAVLGFYGALDQRVTATEPAAAAALQKAGVVHQLVTEPGANHAFFNDTGDRYNPAAAGDAWRRMLDWLHTHVG; encoded by the coding sequence GTGACCCCACTGCAGCGCTACATCGCCGAAGAGATCGCGACCGACCACGTCGACGGCCTGCTGTCCCGGCGCGAGGCGTTGCGCAGGCTGGCCCTGCTCGGCATGGGCACGGCTGCGGCGACCGCACTGATCGCCGCGTGCGGCCAGAACAAGCAGACCTCCTCACAAAGCGAAAGCGCCCCGAGCCCGACCACCTCCTCCTCGACCACGTCCTCGGCCGCGCCGCCACCCGGCATGACGGCGGCGCTGCCGACCGCGGCGACCACCTGGGCCGGCCCCCGCGGTCAGCTGCAGGGCGCGTGGGCCGCCGCACCCGAGCCCCGCGGCGCCATGCTCGTGGTGCACGAGAACAAGGGGCTCAACGACTGGGTCCGTTCGGTCGCGGGCCGGCTGGCGGGTGCCGGTTACTCGAGCCTCGCGATCGACCTGCTCTCGGGGCAGGGCGGGACCGCCGCGTTCGCCGATCCCGCCGAGGCGACGGCCGCGCTCGGCAAGCTCGCCCCCGAGGACATGGTCGCCGACCTGAAGTCGGGGGTAGCCGAGGTGGCGCGCCGGACCCCGGGACAGAAGGTGGCCGCCGTCGGGTTCTGCATGGGCGGCGGACTGGTGTGGCGGCTGCTGGCCAGCGGCGCGCCCGAGCTGTCCGCGGCCTTCCCGTTCTACGGCCCGCTGCCGGACAACCCGGATTTCGCCGGCTCGAAGAATGTCGCGGTGCTCGGGTTCTACGGTGCGCTCGACCAGCGGGTCACGGCGACCGAGCCGGCCGCCGCAGCGGCCCTGCAGAAGGCCGGCGTCGTCCACCAGCTCGTCACCGAGCCGGGAGCCAACCACGCGTTCTTCAACGACACCGGCGACCGCTACAACCCGGCCGCGGCCGGGGACGCGTGGCGGCGGATGCTGGACTGGCTGCACACCCACGTGGGCTGA
- a CDS encoding glycosyltransferase, translating into MRVVQVANFYGPRSGGLRTAVDRLGAEYCAAGHTVFLVVPGRDAATTTLPTGVVRISLPARLIPFTGGYRAVLPHPVTTLLEQLRPDALEVSDRLTLRSLGPWGRRHGVSTVMISHERLDRLVGQILPVRLARTVADAANRRTAANYDAVVCTTAFAREEFDRIGATNLLTVPLGVDLEQFHPSRRSSAVRERWAGPGQLLLVHCGRLSVEKHPHRSIDTVAALRDSGVDARLVVVGEGPLRARLQRQAHRLPVDFTGFIGCRDTVAGILASADVALAPGPHETFGLAALEALACGTPAVVSRTSALAEILTTDSGATADNDARAIAAAVTTVMSRPEPQRRRSARMRAEQFSWPRSAAGMLNALGVS; encoded by the coding sequence ATGCGGGTCGTGCAGGTGGCGAACTTCTACGGGCCACGGTCCGGCGGTCTGCGCACCGCCGTGGACCGCCTCGGCGCCGAGTACTGCGCGGCCGGGCACACCGTCTTCCTCGTCGTGCCGGGCCGCGACGCCGCGACGACCACGCTGCCGACGGGCGTCGTGCGAATCAGCTTGCCCGCCAGGCTCATTCCGTTCACCGGCGGGTACCGGGCCGTTCTGCCGCACCCGGTCACCACCCTGCTCGAGCAACTGCGCCCGGACGCACTCGAGGTCTCGGACCGGCTGACGTTGCGCTCGCTGGGCCCGTGGGGACGTCGCCACGGGGTGTCGACCGTCATGATCTCCCACGAGCGGCTGGATCGCCTTGTCGGCCAGATACTTCCGGTTCGGCTCGCGCGCACGGTCGCCGACGCCGCCAACCGGCGGACCGCCGCCAACTACGACGCCGTCGTGTGCACCACGGCGTTCGCCCGCGAGGAGTTCGACCGGATCGGTGCGACGAACCTGCTGACGGTACCCCTCGGGGTGGATCTCGAGCAGTTCCACCCCAGTCGGCGATCGTCGGCGGTGCGGGAACGCTGGGCCGGCCCCGGTCAACTGCTGCTCGTGCACTGCGGCCGGTTGTCCGTCGAGAAGCACCCGCACCGAAGCATCGATACCGTTGCCGCCCTGCGTGATTCCGGTGTGGATGCCCGCCTGGTCGTGGTGGGGGAGGGTCCGCTACGGGCCCGCCTGCAGCGGCAGGCGCACCGGTTGCCCGTCGACTTCACCGGTTTCATCGGCTGCCGTGACACGGTGGCGGGCATCCTCGCCAGCGCCGACGTCGCGCTGGCGCCGGGTCCGCACGAGACCTTCGGGCTGGCGGCTCTCGAGGCGCTGGCGTGCGGCACCCCGGCGGTGGTGTCGCGCACATCGGCATTGGCCGAGATCCTGACCACCGACAGCGGCGCCACCGCCGACAACGATGCACGCGCGATCGCCGCGGCGGTCACCACCGTGATGAGCCGTCCCGAACCGCAGCGGCGGCGCAGCGCGCGGATGCGCGCCGAACAGTTCAGCTGGCCGCGCTCGGCGGCCGGGATGCTGAACGCGCTCGGCGTCAGCTGA
- a CDS encoding cytochrome P450 — MSHSTGVDTGSVIRTNGTAPPNVALADIDLGAWEFWGLDDDVRDGAFATLRREAPVSFHEAIIVDGDAEVAGHWALTRYDDIFYASRHPEIFSSALGIVIGDQTPELAEYFGSMIAMDDPRHTRLRNIVRSAFTPRVLALIEDSVRQRAARLVDEMVAAHPDGHGDIVADLAGPLPLQIICDMMGIPEEDHQRVFHWTNVILGFGDPDIATDFDEFFAVAMAIGAYATELADHRRDHPGEDLTTSLVQAELDGERLTSAEVASFFILLVVAGNETTRNAISHGVLALSRYPEQRDLWWSDYAAVAPTAVEEIVRWASPVAYMRRTATRDVEMGGVRIAQGDKVTLWYGSANRDESKFADPWMFNVRRHPNPHVGFGGGGAHFCLGANLARREITLAFQELHRRVPDIRAVEEPDRLHSAFIHGIKRLPVSWTAR; from the coding sequence ATGAGTCACAGCACCGGCGTCGACACCGGCAGTGTCATCCGCACCAACGGAACCGCTCCGCCGAACGTGGCGCTGGCCGACATCGATCTGGGCGCGTGGGAGTTCTGGGGACTCGACGACGACGTCCGCGACGGCGCGTTCGCCACGCTGCGCCGGGAAGCCCCGGTCTCCTTCCACGAGGCCATCATCGTCGACGGCGACGCCGAGGTCGCGGGCCACTGGGCGCTGACGCGCTATGACGACATCTTCTACGCCAGCCGTCACCCCGAGATCTTCAGCTCGGCGCTGGGCATCGTGATCGGCGACCAAACTCCGGAGCTGGCAGAGTATTTCGGCTCGATGATCGCGATGGACGACCCGCGGCACACCCGGCTGCGCAACATCGTGCGCAGTGCGTTCACCCCGCGGGTGCTGGCACTCATCGAGGACTCCGTGCGTCAGCGGGCGGCCCGACTGGTCGACGAGATGGTGGCCGCGCATCCCGACGGGCACGGCGACATCGTCGCGGATCTGGCCGGCCCCCTGCCGTTGCAGATCATCTGCGACATGATGGGCATCCCCGAGGAGGACCACCAGCGGGTCTTCCACTGGACCAACGTCATCCTGGGTTTCGGGGACCCCGATATCGCCACCGATTTCGACGAATTCTTCGCTGTGGCAATGGCTATCGGGGCGTACGCCACCGAGCTCGCCGACCACCGGCGCGACCATCCCGGCGAGGACCTGACCACCAGTCTCGTGCAGGCCGAACTCGACGGTGAGCGGCTCACGTCGGCGGAGGTGGCGTCGTTCTTCATCCTGCTGGTCGTGGCGGGCAACGAGACGACGCGCAACGCGATCAGCCACGGCGTGCTCGCGCTGAGCCGGTATCCCGAACAGCGCGACCTGTGGTGGTCGGACTACGCCGCCGTCGCCCCGACCGCCGTCGAGGAGATCGTCCGGTGGGCCTCCCCGGTCGCATACATGAGGCGCACCGCGACCCGGGACGTCGAGATGGGCGGCGTGCGAATCGCCCAGGGCGACAAGGTCACGCTGTGGTACGGCTCCGCCAACCGCGACGAGTCGAAGTTCGCCGATCCGTGGATGTTCAACGTGCGGCGCCACCCCAACCCGCACGTCGGGTTCGGCGGAGGCGGGGCGCACTTCTGTCTGGGGGCCAACCTGGCTCGCCGGGAGATCACACTGGCCTTCCAGGAACTGCACCGGCGTGTCCCCGACATCCGCGCCGTCGAGGAACCGGACCGGTTGCACTCCGCGTTCATCCACGGAATCAAGCGCCTGCCGGTGTCCTGGACGGCGCGCTGA